CGTCTCGCTGCTCGGGGATCGCGACGACGTCGCCGTCCTTCGTACCTTCTCGAAGGCCTACGGGCTCGCTGGGCTCCGGCTGGGCTACGCCGTCGTTCCAGGTGCCTGGGCCGACGCCTACGCGAAAGTGAACACGCCGTTCGCCGCGAGCGCGCTCGCCTGCCGGGCGGGTCTCGCCGCGCTCGACGATCGGGAGCACGTCGAGCGCTCGGTCGAGATCGCGACCGAGAGCCGGGAGTACATGTACGAGGGCCTCGACGCGCCGACCTGGGAGAGCGAGGGGAACTTCGTGCTCTGTGAGGTCGGCGACGCGAGCGCGATCGCCGACGAGCTCCAGCGCCGGGGGATCATCGTCCGGGACTGTACGAGCTTCGGGCTGCCCGCCTGCATCAGGATCACCTGCGGGACCGAAGAGGAGACCGAGCGCGCGGTCGAGGCCGTGAACGACGTGCTCGCGGAGGTCCCCGCGTGAGAGTCGCCGTCACCGGCACTCCGGGGACGGGGAAGACGACGGCGGTCTCGTTCGTGGAGACCGACCTCGAGGTGGTCCACGCGAACGACGTGATCCGCGAGGAAGGTCTCTACACCGAGGTCGACGAGGGGAGAGGGAGCCTCGTGGCGGACCTCGACGCGCTCTCCGACTGGCTCGACGAGCGCGAGGTCGAGGGATCGCTCGTGGAGTCACACCTCTCTCACCACCTCGATCCCGGTACCGTAATCGTGCTCCGGTGTCGGCCGGACCTCCTGGAGAGCCGACTCAGAGAGCGCGGGGGGTCCGCTGGGAAAGCGAGCGAGAACGCGGAGGCGGAGGCGCTCGACCTGGTGCTCTCGGAGGCGGTGAGCGGGGTCGGGATCGAGAACGTCTACGAGATCGACACGACCGAGAGCGCCCCCGAGTCGGTCGCTCGGGAGGTAGAACGGGTGCTCGCGGGCGAGCGCGAGCCGAGCGCCGGCGAGGTCGACTACGGGGCGTTCGTATGACGCTCGATCAGTTCCGACCGCACCTCGAGCGGGCGCTCGACCCGTTCGTCGGCGTGGCGGATCGCATCGGCCTCGGCCCGGACGACGTGAGCGTCATCGCGTTCGCGCTGGCGTGTTTCGCCGCCATCGCGTTCTACCTCGCGGGCGGGAACCCGACGTGGTACCTCGTGGGGGCGCTGTTGGTCCTCGGCAACGGCTGGCTCGACGTGCTCGACGGGGCACTCGCGCGCCGACAGGGGATCGCGTCCACCGCGGGCGACCTCCTCGACCACGTGCTCGACCGCTACGCCGACATCGTGATCGTCGCGGGCCTCGCCGCCGGTCTCGGGGCGTACGGCCTCGGGCTGGCGGCGGTGACGGGCGTGCTCATGACCTCGTACCTCGGGACGCAGGCGCAGGCGGTCGGCCTCGACCGGGTCTACGGCGGTCTGTTAGGACGAGCGGACCGACTCGCGCTCGTCGGGGCGGTGACCGCGCTCGCGACGTTCTTCCCAGGGAGCCTCGGCCCGCTCACGCTCGTCGGCTGGCTGCTCGTGCTGTTCGCGGTCGTCGGCCACCTGACCGCGCTCCAGCGATTTTACTACGCGCTCCTGGCGCTCCGCTGACCGGCAGACGTTTTATACGGGCAGCGCGTCTACCTCGGATATGGTCCAATGCGAGATGTGCGGCGCGGACACGCAGTCTCCGACGACCGTGAAGATCGAGGGCGCAGAGCTCGACGTCTGTAGCGAGTGTACGGACTTCGGGACGGAGGTGCGTCAGGCGTCCTCGAGTTCGGCGACGTCGAAGTACTCGACGTCGTCGGAGTCGGGGACCGCGTCTGGGTCGTCGTCCTCATCGACCGGGAGCGGCCAGGCGGGGGGCTCCACGCGCCGACGGCGCGACATGTTCGACGAGATGGAGGAGCTCGCGGCGGACTACGACCAGCGGATCAGGGAGGCGCGCGAGTCGCGCTCGCTCAGCCAGGAAGAGCTCGCGAAACAGCTCAACGAGAAGGCGAGCCTGATCCGCAAACTCGAACGCGGTGACATGCTCCCGAGCGACGAGGTCCAGCGGAAACTCGAACGCTCGCTCGAGATCTCGCTCGTCGAGGGCGGCTCGAGCGAGGAGACCGAGTGGGAGGGCGGCTCCTCCACCGGGAGCTACACGCTGGGCGACGTCGTCACCCGAAAGGACTGATACGGACTCGCTGTACCCGTGTAGCGCTCGGACCGAGCGACGGGTGCCGGTCCGACCGGTACGGACTACGGCAGTCCGTACGGGCTCTCGAAACCGATTAGTCGCCGGCGCACGGCTCTCGGATCGATGTTCGTTCTCGTCAACCTGAAGGCGTACGACTGCGATCCGGTAGCCATCGCCGAGGCCGCCCGCGACGTCGCCGAGGAGACGGAGACCAGAATCGCGGTCGCGCCACAGACCGCGGCGCTCTCCCGCGTCGCCGACACCGGCGTCGAGACCTGGGCACAGCACGTCGATTCGAACTCCCACGGCAGTCACACCGGGAGCGCGCTGGCCGAGGCCGCGGCCGAGGCGGGCGCGATCGGGACGCTGCTCAACCACTCCGAGAACCGCCTGAAGCTCGCGGACGTCGACGGCGGGATCGAGGCGGCCGAGCGGGTCGGCCTGGAGACGGTCGTCTGTGCGAACAACCCGGCCCAGACCGCGGCGGCCGCCGCACTCTCGCCCGACGCGGTCGCGGTCGAGCCGCCGGAGCTGATCGGCACCGGCACGCCCGTCAGCACGGCCGATCCCGACGTCGTCACGGACTCGGTCGAGGCCGCGGCCGCCGTCGACGAGGGGGTCGACGTGCTCTGTGGCGCGGGAATCTCGACCGGCGACGACGTCGTTGCCGCCCGCGACCTCGGCGCGTCGGGCGTGCTGCTCGCGAGCGGCGTCGCGAAGGCAGATGATCCGAGCGAGGCGCTCTCTGACCTCGTCGCCGACCTGTAACGGGGATCGGCCGTCGCAGGAAGCTTCATGGCTCCGGCGTGAGACTGCGGGACATGGCCGGGGAAGCGGCGCTGGCAGAGCCCACAGTTCTCGCTCACACCAAGCGCCGACTCTTCCCGGAGGCGACCGAGCCCGGGACGTACGCCGTCGTCGACACGCAGTTCTCGGCCGACGAGTGGCTCCCCGGACGCCCGATTCCGGGCCACGTCCGGGAGCGGCTCTCGCCGTTCAACCACGTCCGGCTCGGCTCGGGCTACCCGGACCTGGTCGGCGTCCGCCACCTCGACTCCGAGCTCCTGACGGTCGAGCGCTTCGGCGACGACCCGCCGCTGATCGCGGTCGAGGCGAAGGGACACACCGGAACCGGTACGGTGGACGTCGAACGCGGTGTCGTCCAGGCGTACGACAGGCTGCACGAGGCGAACGCGGCCTACGTCGCCGCACCCGCGTCCGCCGTCTCCCGGTCGACGCGAACCCTCGCCCGCGAACTCAACGTGGGGGTACTCGCCGTCGACCCGGGTGGGACCGTCGAACCGCTCGAACGCCCGCGCGTCGTCGGTAACCACTCCTCCGACGACGCGAGCGCGATCCGGTTCCAGGCGACCGCACAGGGCGTCGCCGACCGGTCGTTCGGCCTGAACCACCCGAAGAACTACCTCGCGTACCCGCTCGCGCTTGCCCACCGTGAGGACACCGCGGAGGTGCTGGCGGATCGAGTGGTGAGGGCGACCGACGGCGCCCGTCGAGGTGCGGCGTTCCTGGGGCTGATCGAGGAGCGGTTCGATCGGACGACGCTCACCCCGCTCGGGGAGGAGGTCGTCCGGTTCGCGCTCTCGCGGTACGACTCCATCGACGAGGCGCTCGGGGCGTTCGAGGACTGGAAACGCTCGCGGGCGCGGTTCTGCGATCTCGCACCTGAGTGGGGGCTGCTCACCAGACGCGTCGTCTGGGAGTACCCGGCGACGCCGCTGCTCGTGGGGGAGCTACAGGCGATGCACGGGGACGGGATCCCCGCGCCGTCGCTCGTAACGGTCGTCCGGTGGCTCCACGAGCAGTCCCCGACGTTCGCCGTCGAGCTGTTCCTCCGGGGAAGCGACGACGTCCGGCGTCGAGTCCTCGACCGGGACGGTTCGCTCCGGACGGGCGAACTCGCAGAGGGCTCCGTCTATCACTCGCCGACGGTGTTCCAGCTGAAGGCGGTGTTCTACCACGCCGGGATCCTGACCGAGCGGGGGGCGGAACCGAGCAGGCTCGACCCGGAGACGGACGTCTGGGCGCTCCGCGAGCCGCTCGACCCGGTCTGACCCGTGGGTTCCGGGCCGTCAGTCCGTCCGTTCGTACTCCTCCCGGCTGATCGAGTAGCGCACCTCGTCGGCGACCTCCTCGCCGTAGGGCACCCAGTTCCTGAGCGTACCCTCCCGCTTCCCGCCGTGGGCCTCGACGTACCGCTCGATCGCCGAGCGCGACTTCCCGTTCTCGACGTGGTGGGTGACCGAGACGAGTTCGAGGTCGAGCCGCTCGAACGCGAGGTCGATCATCGCCGCCGCCCGTTCGCCGGAGTAGCCCCGGCCCCAGAAGCGCTTTCTGAGCCAGAGCCCGAGATCCGCGCTCCGTCGGTCCCAGTCGAGGGTCAGCCCGCACGCGCCGGCTATCTCGCCGTCTCCCTCCTCGCCCTCCTTCGGCCGGATCGCGTACGTCGCCCCCTCGCCGTCGTCCCACCGTTTCTGGCACCCGTCGACGAACTCCGCGGTCTCCTTTACGGTGCTGTGTGGCCCCCACGGCATGTATCGGGTGACCTCCTCGATCCCCTCGTCCGCCGAGCAGATCCGGTAGAACGCGAAGAGGTCGACGTGTTCGTGCGAGAGCCGCGTGAGCGAGAGGCGCTCGGTCTCGATCCGTTCGGGAAAGAGGTCGCCCGTCATGGGTTCGGCTCACACCCTCCCGTGAAAAAGTTACCTTCCCCCGCTCACTCGAAGTCCGAGAGCGACGCCTGTCCCCCCGGCGTGGAGGGTGGCGATCGATCCTCGCTCGACCCGTCGGACCTCGCGCTCTCCTCGCCCCACGCGCCGAGGCTCGCCTGGTCGTCGTCGGAGAACTCGAGGTTCGAGACCCGGACGCCGACCTTCCGCACGCGCTCGCCCTCGAACTCCGAGAGCAGGTCGTGGGCGACCTGCCCGACGAGCGACGGGTCGTCGACCGGGCCCGAGAGCGAGCGCTCGCGGGTGTTCACCGAGAAGGGTGGCGTGACGACCTTGATTCCGATCGTCCGGTACATCGCTCCCTCGCTCCGTGTGCGCTCGGCGACCGCCGCAGCCAGTTCGCTCACCCGTTCGGCGACGAACCCGTACTCCTCGGTCGTCTCGAACGCCGATTCGCGCGAGAGGCTCTTCGGCCGTCCTCGGGGCGTCACGGCCCGGTCGTCCTCGCCGCGGGCCCGTCGATGGAGGTCGCGCCCGCGCTCGCCGAATTCGCTCGCCAGGTCGGCCTCGTCCGCGCTCGCCAGGTCGCCCGCGGTCTCGATCCCCCGATCCCGGAGGCTGCGGGCCGTGACCGGCCCGACGCCGTGGAGCTCCTCGATCGGGATCGGGGCGAGGAAACCCTCGACCTCCCCGGGCCGGACGACGACGCAGCCGTCGGGCTTCTCGGCGTCGCTCGCGACCTTCGCCGTGGACATGTTCGGCGCGACGCCGACGCTCACGGTCACCCCGACGTCGGCGGCGATCCGCTCGGTCAGGTCGCGGGCGAAGGCCTCCGCACCCTCCCAGTCGGTCCGTGTGCTCACGTCGAGGTAGGCCTCGTCGATCGATACCTCCCGGAAGACGTCGGCCGCCTCCCGGAGGTGCGCCCTGATCTCCTCGCTCACCGATTTGTAGTACCCCATGTCGACCGGTCGGTAGAAGCCCGCCTCGGAGACGTCGAGGTCCGGGTCCCGTGCGGCCTCGACCTTTCTGGGCAGGCGCTCCAGCGCGTCGGTGATCGGCTGGGCGCTCTCGACGCCGTAGGCTCTCGCCTCGTAGCTCGCCGTCGCGACCGCACCGCGGGTTTCGCCGGACTCGTAGCCCATCCCGACCACGACCGGCTCGCCACGGAGCGCGGGTTCGCGAAGCCGCTCGCAGGCGGCGTAGAAGCAGTCCACGTCCGCGTGGATCACGATCCGGACGGCGCGCTCCTCGGTCGACGCACCGGGAAGTCGCGCGTCACCCGCCATACTCCGGGTTCGAGGGCCGGGCGCCTTAGCCTTCTGAAAGCGGAGCGGAACTGATCCGGAGGGGGACGGTAATAACGTCGGAGCCCCTCCCGGTAGCTATGTCCGAGGAGATCCTGGAGTTCGAGGGCCGACAGACGAGGAGCGAGGTGGCCGTGTTCTGCCGGTCGCTCGCCGAACAGCTCGACGGCGACGGGCCGGTGACGTTAGCGGTCGGCGACCTGACCGCGACGGTGCGGCCGGCCTCGGAGCTGGACGTCGAACTCGAACTCGAACGCGAGTGGCACGAGGAGGACGAACAGGGAATCGAGTTCGAGCTCGAACTGGAGTGGACGGAGTCGACCGAGGAGCCGACGGTTCCCGCGGAGCGGGTGACGGCGATGCCGCCGCGTGAGCTTGGCGAGCGGGAGGGAGGAGACGGGAGCGCCGAGGGCGAGGAAGGGGAGGACGAGCCCGACGAGGCCGGCGAACCCGAGAGCAAGGGTCGGTTCGAACTCTTCGTCGACAGGGCCGGCGAGTGGCGCTGGCGGATGGTCCACCGGAACGGGAACGTGATCGCGACCGGCGCGGAGGGCTACTCCCGGAAGGCGAAGGCGAGACAGGGCTTGGAGAGCGTTCGGACGAACGCTCCGGGCGCGCCGGTCGTCGAGAAGTGATCATGCCCAGAACCGGCCGCGGACCCAGTCGGCGCTCGTCCTGGCGAGCGAGGGTGCGGGGACGGCCGCCATCTCCCGCTCGTCGAGGCGGAAGTCGAAGACCGCGAGCGTCTCCGCGAGTTGGTCCTCTCCCGCGGTCGTGACGACGACCATCCCCTGCTGGAGGAGCCAGCGGAGCGCGACCTGTGAGGGGGTCTTCCCGTAGCGTTCCCCGATCGCGACGAGGCGCTCGTCTCCGCTCACCCGGCCGTCGGTGAGCGGACAGCTGGCGGTGAGCAGGACGTCACGCTCGCGGCAGAACGACAGCAGCTCCTCGTGGACGCTGTAGGGGTGGTACTGCACGCGGTCGGTGAGGATCGGCGCGGGCGATAGTTTCAGGGCGCGCTCGAGCGCGCCACGGGTGAAGTTGCAGACGCCGAGGTGTCGCACCAGCCCCTCCTCCCTGAGTTCGGCCATCGCCCGGAGCGTCTCCGAGAGCGGGACGGTGAGGCTCGGGCGATGGATCGAGAGCACGTCGAGGTACTCGACGCCGAGGCGCTCTATGCTCTCGCGCGTCGAGCGGCGAACGTCCTCGTAGCGGTGGTTGCCGGCGTGAAGCTTCGTCGTGAGGAAACACGCCTCCCGGTCGACCCCCGAGGCGGCGAGCGCCCGACCGATCTCGCGCTCGTTGCCCGCTGCCTGTGCGGCGTCGACGTGGCGGTAGCCCATCGAGAGCGCACGGTCGACCGTCCGGACGCAGGCGTGATCGGTCAACCCGGCCGTCCCCAGGCCGAGCGAGGGCACCCGCTCGCCCGCCACCCCCACGTACTCCATACCACCGGAACGGGGATGAGAGACATAGTTACGCACACCCGAAACGAGTAGGATCGGCGTCACGTTCGGCGAGCCGAAAAGGATACGTTCGGTCGCTCCCGAGCGAGTTCTGACGAGGCACCGATCGTGCTCCAGACCACCCTCTCGATCCCCTGTGCAGCCCTCTCGCTCGCCCTGACGGCGTCGTTCTACACCGACGGCGAACTCGCCATCGCGGCGGCGGGCTCGACGCTCGTCTCGTACTACCTCATGGCCGCCTGCGGCGGGCTCCCCGAACGCGAGAAGTGGATCGGGCTCTAGTCCTGTTTGTGCGTGAACAGGAGGACCTCGTCGTCGTGGGTCGTCACGCAGAGGTCGAGCATCAGGCTGAGTTCGAGGCTGTTGTACTCCTCCTCGCAGACGACGAGGTCGTCGAACGGGCTTTCGCAGGCCGGACAGGCGACGCTGACCGTGTTCTGATACGTTCTGACGCCGTTCGCGCTCCCGCGCGGGGTCAACGAGGAGACGAGCCGTTCGTAGTCCGCGTCCTCCATGCGCACCGTCCGTCGGTGGTCGTGATAAGTCTACGCATACTCCGACGGTTCACCCCCGACACGACCGTTTAAGCCACCCGCGGTCGAGGCGAGCGCATGGGAGACGATCGACCACTCGACGGACGTGTCGTGCTCGTGACCGGCGCGAGTGCGGGTATCGGGCGGGAGTCGGCACGCGCGCTGGCACGCGACGGCGCGGACGTGGTGCTGAGCGCCCGACGCGAGGACCGGCTGATCGAGATCGCCGACGGGATCGAAACGGAAACCGAAAGCGAGACGCTGGTTCACACGGCCGACGTGACCGACGAGGCCGCGATCGAGGCGCTCGTCGAGCGCACCGTCTCCGAGTTCGGACGGCTCGACGTCGTCGTGGCGAACGCCGGGACCGGCACGGAGCCCGGCGTCGGCGTCGAGGAGCTGCCTACCGAACAGTACCGGACGGTCACCGGCGTCAACATCGACGGGATGTTCTTCACCGCCCGCGCAGCCCTCCCGCATCTCCGGGAGAGCGAGGGCGTGTTGATCTTCGTCGGAAGCTTCGCGGGACGCTTCCCGCGACCCGCGAGCCCGGTCTACGCCGCCTCGAAGTGGTGGACCCGTGGGTTCGCGCTGAGCCTCGCCGGACAGGTCGGCGAGGAGGGTGTCGGCGTCTCGGTCGTGAACCCTTCGGAGGTCAGGACCGAGTTCGGCAAGGAGTTCCGGGAGGAGGTCTCGAAGGACCGCTACGCCCCCGGCGAGGTGACCGAACCGGAAGAGGTGGCCGAGGCGGTCGCGTTCGCCGCCCGCCAGGAGTCGCCGAACGCCGCGACCGAGATCGACCTCTACCGTCGCGACAAGTTCACGGGGTTCTGAACTCCGGCGCCCGACGGAGCGGGCCGTCCGGACCACCGGTTCGATTCGGGGGAACGAACCGGCACGGCTTCTCACACTACCGATACGTCCGTATCGATCGCGACGAACCCTCGACCGTTCTGCACCGAGGGGGCCCGTCGGAATCCTACCGATTCGACATTTCGGCTCCGAAAGAGCCCTTCGGGGGTAGACGATGGTACCTGACGAGTTCTCTCACGTACCGACGGTGTCGAACTGCCGTGATGAGTACGGGGCGCGAGTCCTCTACCGACGAGGGTTTACGGATTCGGTAGTTCGCTTGGGATGCAGCGAAGGTTCCTTACCGAATCGAACAACATTAATAGGTTAAAGCGGCAACCACCCGGTGATGAGCAGAACCAACCAGGACTGGTGGCCGAACCAGTTGAACCTGAAGATCCTCGACCAGAACGCTCGCCAGGCGGGCCCGATGGACGAGGAGTTCGACTACGCCGAGGAGTTCCAGAAGCTCGACTACGAGCAGCTGAAGGCGGACATCGAGGACGTGATGACGACGTCCCAGGAGTGGTGGCCGGCGGACTACGGCCACTACGGGCCGCTGTTCATCCGGATGGCGTGGCACAGCGCCGGCACGTACCGCATCAGCGACGGTCGCGGCGGCGCGGCCGGCGGTACGCAGCGCTTTGCACCCCTCAACAGCTGGCCGGACAACGCGAACCTCGACAAGGCACGCCGAGTGCTCTGGCCGGTCAAACAGAAGTACGGTGACTCCCTCTCGTGGGCCGACCTGCTCGTCCTCTCCGGGAACGTCGCCCTGGAGTCGATGGGCTTCGAGACGTTCGGCTTCGCCGGCGGGCGCGAGGACGCCTTCGAGCCCGACGAGGCCGTCGACTGGGGGCCCGAAGAGGAGTGGGAGACCGCCGACCGATTCGACGAGGAGGACGACCTCGAGCACCCGCTCGCCGCCACGGTGATGGGGCTCATCTACGTGAACCCGGAGGGTCCGGAGGGGAACCCGGATCCGGAGTGGTCGGCCGACCGGATCCGACAGTCGTTCGGCCAGATGGCGATGAACGACGAGGAGACGGCGGCGCTCATCGCCGGCGGCCACACCTTCGGGAAGGTCCACGGCGCCGACGACCCCGACGAACACGTCGGTCCCGAGCCCGAGGCGGCTCCGATGGAGGCCCAGGGTCTCGGCTGGGAGAGCAGCCACGGCTCCGGAATGGGCGCCGAGACGATCACCAGCGGGATCGAGGGGCCGTGGAACGCCACGCCGACCCAGTGGGACATGGGCTACCTCGACAACCTGCTCGACCACGAGTGGGAGCCCGAGCGGGGTCCTGGCGGCGCGTGGCAGTGGACCACGACCGATGGCTCGCTCGACGGCGTCGCCCCGGGCACCGAGGATTCCTCCGAGAAGGAGGACGTGATGATGCTGACGACGGACATCGCGCTCAAGCGGGATCCGGAGTACCGGGAGATCATCGAAGGGTTCCGGGAGAACCCGCGGGAGTTCCAGGACGCCTTCGCGAAGGCCTGGTACAAGCTGATCCACCGCGACATGGGCCCGCCCTCGCGGCTCGTCGGCCCCGAAGTCCCGGACGAAGAGATGCTCTGGCAGGACCCGATCCCCGAGGCCGACTACGAACCCATCGGCGAGGACGAGATCGCCGAGCTGAAGGAGACGCTGCTCGAATCGGGGCTCTCGACCTCACAGCTGGTCAAGACCGCCTGGGCGTCGGCGTCGACCTACCGCGACAGCGACAAGCGCGGCGGCGCGAACGGTGCCCGGATCCGCCTCCGGCCGCAGCGGGACTGGGAGGCGAACGAACCCGATCAGCTGGCGACCGTGCTGGACACCGTCGAAGAGATCAGAGAGGAGTTCAACGCCTCGCGATCCGACGGCGTTCGGGTCTCGCTCGCGGACCTGATCGTGCTGGGCGGCAACGCGGCCATCGAGCAGGCGGCGGCCGACGCCGGCTACGATGTCGAGGTCCCGTTCGAGCCGGGACGGACGGACGCCTCACAGGAGCAGACCGACGTCGACTCGTTCGAGGCGCTCGAACCGCGGGTCGACGGGTTCCGCAACTACCTCGGGAACGAGCACGAGGAGCCGGCGGAGGAGCTGCTGGTCGACAAGGCCGACCTCCTGAACCTGACGGTCCACGAGATGACGGCGCTGGTCGGTGGAATGCGCGCACTCGGCGCGAACTACGACGACTCGGAGCTCGGCGTCTTCACCGACCGGCCGGGGACGCTGACCAACGACTTCTTCGTGACCCTGCTCGACATGGGCTACGAGTGGGCGACGTCCGAGGACTCCCAGGACATCATGGGATGGGAGGCCTCCGGGGACGCCCAGGCGGTCTACGAGCTACGCGACCGCGAGACGGGCGATGTCGAGTGGACCGGGACGCGCTTCGACCTCGTCTTCGGGTCGAACGCCCGGCTCCGCGCCATCTCCGAGGTCTACGCCAGCGACGACAACGAGGAGACGTTCGTCCACGACTTCGTCGAGACGTGGGGCAAAGTGATGCACCTCGATCGGTTCGACCTCGAGTGAGCCGCGGGTGAGAGTCAGGGCTAGCGGCCGCTTACGACGTCTCGGCGCAGTGTCGTAGCGGTCACCAGTTTGGGTTCACAATCGGGTCGTGAAGACGTGTCAAACGTGGTGGGACGCGAGGTCTCTACTAGTTCGCTCTTCCGTAGGAGATTGTTGTTACATTTCGGTTCGTCACTGACTGAGCCGAGATCGGGCTATGGAGCGGTTCGAAACCAATAGCTCAACTCATGGCAATCGGCAGAAGATCGCGAGACTGCGCTCCATCAACAATGTGCTACGAAAGAGCGATATCCGAAATCAGCTCGATTCCGCTACCGGTTCTTTAAAAGGAACTCCACGCCGTCTGTTCATTGGGAACTACGGCGCAGCCGTAGTGGACTCGCCGGGATTTGAACCCGGGGCCTCTCCCATGCCAAGGGAGTGATCTACCCCTGATCTACGAGCCCGCACCCTCCCGTATCCTCGGCCGAGTGATAAACGCTTCGAACGGCGGTAGTAAGACTTACCTGCCCGAGCGGCCGTGGTTCGGTGGGAACGGCACGGCTGCAAATCTGACCCGTTGCGCGCTGTCGCGCGACTCGAGATTGCAGTAGTGCGAGTGCTCTACTGCGGTCTGTGCGGTTCCTATCCTCACTATGGCACGAATGCACACCCGTCGTCGCGGCGCGTCCGGTTCGGACCGCCCGGCGTCAGACGAACCACCGGAGTGGAGCGACGTCGAAGCCGACGACGTCGAAGCGCGCGTCGTCGAACTCGCAGAGAGCGGACACCCGCCCGCGGTGATCGGCCTGAAACTCCGCGACGAGGGCGTCCGCGGGACACCCGTCCCGAACGTCAAACTCGCGACCGGGAAGAAGCTCACCGAGATCCTAGCGGAGAACGACGCCGAGCCCGACGTCCCGGAGGACCTGCGGAACCTGCTTGAGCGGGCGATCCGCCTGCGCGAACACATGGAGGAGAACCCACAGGACCACCAGAACAAGCGGGCGCTCCAGAACACGGAGTCGAAGGTCCGCCGGCTGGTCAGCTACTACCGCGGCGAGGAGATCCCGGAGGAGTTCCGGTACTCCTACGACGCGGCGAAACGCCTCCTCGGGGAGTGATGGCCGCGACGGATCGACCGAACGACCCGGACGCCCTCGGGGCGTCCGAACTCGCGACGGCGATAGCCGACGCGCCGTTCGTCAGGCTGCTCGCCCGCGCGGACGGCGCGTCCGTCGCGGCGGCGGGCCTGCTCGCCGCCGCCTGTACCGAGCGGTCGATCCCGTTCCAGGCCAGCGTCCGACCGACGGAGGGGAACGTCGCGGGGCGAGGTGACGGCCTCGTCGTCGGGATCGGGATCGATACCGACGGCTCGTCGGCGCTCACGTCGAACCGGACGCTCGCTGCGTACGAGAGCGCACTCGACCTCGGCTGCGATCCCGATCCGATCCTCGCGGCGGCCGGCCTCGTCGCCGACGGCGGGGATCTGACGACCGACGAAGGGGGGGATCTCTTGGCGGACGCGGCGATCGAGCGCAGGCCCGGCGTGGGCGTCCCCACCGCGGACGTATCCGACGGCCTCGCACACACGACGTTCGTGCACACGTCGTTCTCTGGCGACGAGACGGCAGCGGGAGCCGCACTCGCCGACCTGGAGGACGACGCGCCGGAGGCGGTCGCCTCGCTGCTCGCGCTCGCGACCATAGAGAGCTCCGAGGCGAGCGCGCGAGCGGCCGAGAGCGTCGAACGGGTACTCAGACCGCACGCGAGCCCGACCGTCCCCCTCGAGACGGTCGAGGGGCTGGCGGACGTCCTCGACTGTGTCGCCCGCGAGCGTCCCGGAACGGCGCTCGCGCTGGCGATGGGCCACGACGTCCGGGTCGAGGCGCTCGACGCCTGGCGGTGCCACGCGAAGCGAGCGCACACCGTTCTCGAGACGGCGACGACCGGCCGGTACGACGGCCTGTTCGTCGCGAGGGTCGAGTCGGGACCGATCGAGACGCTCGCCCGCCTCGTCCGCGACGTCCGTTCGCCCGAACCGGTCGCACTCGTCCTCGCGGAGGGCGAGGCGGCCGCCGCGAGCGTCGAGGGTCACCCGATCGATCGGACGACGAACGAGGCCGCGGCGGCCGTCGACGGGGCTGCGAGCGCGACGGTGAGCCGAGGGTACGCGCGATTCGACGGCGAGCCGGAGGGCTTTCTCACGGCGTTCCGGGAGGTGCTCTGATGCGCGCGACGATCCGGACCTCCGTACCCGATCCGGAGACCGTCGCGCGGGCGGTCCGACCGGACAACACCGACGAGATGACGACCCGCGTCGAGGAGGACGCGGTCGCGACGACGATCG
This region of Halalkalicoccus sp. CGA53 genomic DNA includes:
- a CDS encoding DUF7385 family protein, whose product is MEDADYERLVSSLTPRGSANGVRTYQNTVSVACPACESPFDDLVVCEEEYNSLELSLMLDLCVTTHDDEVLLFTHKQD
- a CDS encoding 30S ribosomal protein S15, translating into MARMHTRRRGASGSDRPASDEPPEWSDVEADDVEARVVELAESGHPPAVIGLKLRDEGVRGTPVPNVKLATGKKLTEILAENDAEPDVPEDLRNLLERAIRLREHMEENPQDHQNKRALQNTESKVRRLVSYYRGEEIPEEFRYSYDAAKRLLGE
- a CDS encoding SDR family oxidoreductase; translated protein: MGDDRPLDGRVVLVTGASAGIGRESARALARDGADVVLSARREDRLIEIADGIETETESETLVHTADVTDEAAIEALVERTVSEFGRLDVVVANAGTGTEPGVGVEELPTEQYRTVTGVNIDGMFFTARAALPHLRESEGVLIFVGSFAGRFPRPASPVYAASKWWTRGFALSLAGQVGEEGVGVSVVNPSEVRTEFGKEFREEVSKDRYAPGEVTEPEEVAEAVAFAARQESPNAATEIDLYRRDKFTGF
- a CDS encoding exonuclease RecJ, translated to MAATDRPNDPDALGASELATAIADAPFVRLLARADGASVAAAGLLAAACTERSIPFQASVRPTEGNVAGRGDGLVVGIGIDTDGSSALTSNRTLAAYESALDLGCDPDPILAAAGLVADGGDLTTDEGGDLLADAAIERRPGVGVPTADVSDGLAHTTFVHTSFSGDETAAGAALADLEDDAPEAVASLLALATIESSEASARAAESVERVLRPHASPTVPLETVEGLADVLDCVARERPGTALALAMGHDVRVEALDAWRCHAKRAHTVLETATTGRYDGLFVARVESGPIETLARLVRDVRSPEPVALVLAEGEAAAASVEGHPIDRTTNEAAAAVDGAASATVSRGYARFDGEPEGFLTAFREVL
- the katG gene encoding catalase/peroxidase HPI → MSRTNQDWWPNQLNLKILDQNARQAGPMDEEFDYAEEFQKLDYEQLKADIEDVMTTSQEWWPADYGHYGPLFIRMAWHSAGTYRISDGRGGAAGGTQRFAPLNSWPDNANLDKARRVLWPVKQKYGDSLSWADLLVLSGNVALESMGFETFGFAGGREDAFEPDEAVDWGPEEEWETADRFDEEDDLEHPLAATVMGLIYVNPEGPEGNPDPEWSADRIRQSFGQMAMNDEETAALIAGGHTFGKVHGADDPDEHVGPEPEAAPMEAQGLGWESSHGSGMGAETITSGIEGPWNATPTQWDMGYLDNLLDHEWEPERGPGGAWQWTTTDGSLDGVAPGTEDSSEKEDVMMLTTDIALKRDPEYREIIEGFRENPREFQDAFAKAWYKLIHRDMGPPSRLVGPEVPDEEMLWQDPIPEADYEPIGEDEIAELKETLLESGLSTSQLVKTAWASASTYRDSDKRGGANGARIRLRPQRDWEANEPDQLATVLDTVEEIREEFNASRSDGVRVSLADLIVLGGNAAIEQAAADAGYDVEVPFEPGRTDASQEQTDVDSFEALEPRVDGFRNYLGNEHEEPAEELLVDKADLLNLTVHEMTALVGGMRALGANYDDSELGVFTDRPGTLTNDFFVTLLDMGYEWATSEDSQDIMGWEASGDAQAVYELRDRETGDVEWTGTRFDLVFGSNARLRAISEVYASDDNEETFVHDFVETWGKVMHLDRFDLE
- a CDS encoding KEOPS complex subunit Pcc1 — its product is MRATIRTSVPDPETVARAVRPDNTDEMTTRVEEDAVATTIERETASGLLTTADDYVVNLTVATELIERTTDLQHTDHE